The region TGGGGCCAGTTAATTTACTTTCTTATTTACATTTTGTGGGCCCGAGAGATTATTTTTCAATCTACCCCTGGAATAAAGGTTGGTTGGTATTTTAACTaaagtaaatattttttttatgtagcaTGCATCAAAGTGCaacaaaagagaaaaagggtattAAAGAAAAGGAAAAATACACGAcatataaattattatttaaaaactGAGGAAGAacccaaataaatataaaatacttacGTACGAAAAGTGCGAAGATGAAGATCTTGGTCAAATACATCAATAGTTTTGCCAAAGCTATGTGCCACAGCAGTCTGAAACATTAACCTATGTTCATTAGTCATGCATCATGCATCAAGCATCATGCATATGCatgtctttttttttctttatcaaGTGTTGTCTGGATATATGATGTGTGTCAATGAACAAATATTGTTTCTTTTTCGGGTTTAATGAACAGTCTGAATGACAGTAAATGACCATTTAATCCTTCTATAAGTATATGGAATTAGTGCTAAATCTAAAAATGACGCCCATTTGATAGTTGTTCTGAATGTATATCTAAATGGTGAAAAAACTATAACTTTATGAAATACCTAAGAAAAAACTTTGATATAATTATTGATGTACATTCTTAAAGATTtgatataaataataaatgtgaCTTAGAAAATTTTAAGTTTTGGAAACTACATGATAAATTTACTGATACATGAATGAAGTCAAGTTATGTAACAGGAATCATTGACCATGTAAGacaatcatgaggattcagaaAAACCTAAGGTCAAGGTCTTACACATGAATTTGCAATGTAATAAATAATTCAAGTGTCTTTTAATTTGATAGAGAATTATAAATTTattaaatacttaaataaaaaaaacgTTTGACATAAATAATGATATATATCAAATGAGTCAAGGGTAAAACATAAAATATTCACTGAATGTTAATGCCAAAATGTTTCCCTATTACACACAGCTTGTCAGGTTTTCAATTCACCGACTTCAATATATCAAATGAGTCAAAAGGTAAGACTTAGAATACTCAATGTAGAAAGTCACCACTTCAAACATGCTGCTTGCATGATGAATATGAtgactattgactttgactttaaaatATAAGATTATTCATCTACGAGTGGAAAGAAGTAAGAGTCTTTATAATGGCAATTATTGAGTAGGAATCAACTGAACAGAATGCTTTGATTGTTATACTACAAGTGGAAAGTAGAAAGATTTCATTAAGTCATATTAGTTGGCATACAATGAATTCCCAAGTCAATATGTGCCTTCATTCTTATTGGTCAACAACCTAGAAGACTAACCAGCCTATAAGTGGTCTAAGATTTTCTGtgtttgacttttagtcaaatgaTAAATAGGCCATTGAGAGAAGCAGTTAATTGAGTAAAAGACTTGACTATGTTAAATTCCATGAAAGATCAAAATAATTTTGACTAATTAGACATgtaccgttgaccattgacttggacTAAAGCAAAGCCCTGCCCACCCACCTTCTCCAACTCCAAAATCCTGAGGTGATACTGAAAACGTAAGCCTTTCCACATCTGAAAATGtagaaaaacaaaaggttaaGAAAATTAGATAAATTTAGTGACATGAATGTTAAGAAAGTTAAACAATTCAAtagcaaaaatataaaaaagaacaaaaaaaatggtACCTTTACCATCAGTGCCCAATCTGGAAACTATGAGATGTCCATATGAGTCAACACTTCCCAATATTAAGCAGTCAGAGCCTACAGATGTTGGATCACATAATATGATAAATATTACACACAGTGAAATTAAACATTAACATTTAGGCGccacattaaaaataaattagacTAAATTACATTATTGTCCCTTGGTATTTCAAAAATTATGGATTGTGTCTCAATAATGAAATCAAACATTAGCTTGCAAAATGAGTAAAAAATGATCAATAATTCACATAAATTAACAATTACATGACACGTACTCTCAGTTTCATTCAATACTATCGTCTGAATTTCTGACCGATGAGGGCAACGATTCACCATAGCAGACTCCACAACCTTCCAAAATTAAGATTTCATACAACACATCAATACAGATTAATCAAACATTCAAAGTAACACCAATTTAAAGGTGGGGCTAATGCAAAATGGAAATTGGACTACTTGAATAACAACAAGACCCTGTCAAAGCTTACCTGAGTTTGTTCAGGTATAAGGAGGCTATCCTTTCCTTTATCAACTAAAGAATCTCCCAAAGAGacctataaaaaataaataaataaataaacttgcATGTGAGAAAATAGCAAATATGGCATCCATTTCAATCTTTGGGCAAGAATTTGTATATGTTGCCTAATACCAGCCCTAATGCATAAACCAAATGCCAACTTCAAGTAAGTAAATAAGGAAAGCAAACCGGAGGAAGAGAAAACCAGAATTCTGTAGATATGGCAGCCGGAAGCAACATAAATCCAGCAAGAAGCTCCGTCGTCACTAACCTGAGCATGATAAATTTAAATTAGCAAAAAAAACGGCTTATAATGCAGGTGTTAGAGCTTTAACTACTATATCGGACCAAGAAGACATGAAATTACATACTAAGTCTCATTTGAACAGAGATAGATGTAAGAACTAGAAATATATATATGAGAATAGTGGAATCGAGACATATAAATTACATGAAGGGAAAGGCGATTGGATTGAAGATTGGCAGGAGATGGGTACTCTATCAGTCTCGACGGAACCACTGCTTTCTTTAGACTTCGAGCCTCCAACATCTCTACTTTAATCTTAAAATCTTCTGGTTTTCGCCGGCGGCAAAGCAACAGGAAGAAGGCTTGTGCACAGAATTCTTCCCTCTTTTTCACAATTTAATTTGGGATGTTCATTGCCCCACCAGAAGCTTTCCGTATTTCTACACTGGCCACCAAAAACTTTCCATCTTTCCAATTTGGCCACCAATCATCTTATTAGCTAGTTCCAAACTCCGAACACGGTTG is a window of Lactuca sativa cultivar Salinas chromosome 1, Lsat_Salinas_v11, whole genome shotgun sequence DNA encoding:
- the LOC111906502 gene encoding uncharacterized protein LOC111906502 isoform X1; this translates as MLEARSLKKAVVPSRLIEYPSPANLQSNRLSLHVSDDGASCWIYVASGCHIYRILVSLGDSLVDKGKDSLLIPEQTQVVESAMVNRCPHRSEIQTIVLNETESSDCLILGSVDSYGHLIVSRLGTDGKDVERLTFSVSPQDFGVGEGGWAGLCFSPSQWSTTAVAHSFGKTIDVFDQDLHLRTFRTLWYPTAVDFLQTGNETSVLAVTEGCQLSIWDLRVNEKGGCVQRICGSVGDILYTVCNSSTGNIAVGGSDRTMTVYDPRRWAAVARWVNCSKYEITGISFSSVDPNYVYIQGVDYEVFCGEWKENKKAFSFRGDSNWLGFSKCRSKDVLGGWCDSGSIFIADVVEGKES